The proteins below come from a single Chryseobacterium sp. MA9 genomic window:
- a CDS encoding DUF4347 domain-containing protein, translated as MKKILSITLLFIWLFCMGKNSDLVFVDASLNHFPVIKLEKDQNLFHLFSHGKPGRLFINGEWLGKEKLFEFLKKKINGKKELLIYGCEFAKGKEGVEAVTYLEKKLKVKISASTDITGYNGNWILEYGKSSHALQIPSYCGDLQLDNIHYLNPVVFTNYTLDITQEYIYLSTPSISAINVSVNFASGIGSPRMSVLDLTTNIATIVTNGSITLDNAQPKRISFVNTSDLIIAPGQSPITLPSVNAGTIISGNAAGLVFTSTGNFYVNYRGRHTNHAGTVLTKGRAALGTEFRWGGAPTQNTTATADVGNILSVMATDDNTNIEISNLKPGMEFLNGSSSTPLIGNSFYRSLQKGETFILYAPVKTGGATIQDTGWIGAKIVSNKNVSVIVGGLMMLGAAGTARDFGLDQLVPVNQIGLEYIVMQGAGGNNERVIVVATADNTTVSLNGSGTPLTTLANAGDYAIINAAGNFNANGNMFIKTSKPSYVYHKIYGSSGGATNNIVVVAPLSCFGQNEIDLIPDAHKIGNTGYDNTTLSVLTTTGNTPTVTINGAPVTPTQIAASVDGNADWVSYRYLIGDAVNNVKNVRVTSTGIIQADLLGADTNAGFGGYFSGFGTSPIVNISLSTPYPQACIGQSTLSVAAGLGTYQWFKNGVAIPTAINNTYTLPVTDTSPAEYSIVVTTLGGCTIDSNFVTSDTCPCSKPGAVGTPNSGTKVGISIRDVRSSANWPLDVNNGFITLESNNKGLVITRISDPETAIAQPVEGMIVYDIDDNCIKLYNGTSWNCIQQTCN; from the coding sequence ATGAAGAAAATTTTATCAATAACCCTTTTATTCATATGGCTTTTTTGTATGGGTAAAAACTCTGATCTTGTTTTTGTTGATGCGTCACTCAATCACTTTCCTGTAATCAAATTAGAAAAAGATCAAAATTTATTTCATCTTTTTTCTCATGGAAAACCAGGCCGTCTTTTTATCAATGGAGAATGGTTGGGAAAAGAAAAACTGTTTGAGTTTCTTAAAAAGAAAATCAATGGCAAAAAAGAACTATTAATCTATGGATGTGAATTTGCGAAAGGGAAGGAAGGAGTAGAAGCTGTCACATATCTGGAAAAAAAATTAAAAGTCAAAATCTCCGCTTCTACCGATATTACAGGTTATAACGGAAATTGGATTCTTGAGTACGGCAAAAGTTCACATGCATTACAGATTCCCTCTTATTGCGGGGATCTTCAGCTTGATAATATTCACTATCTAAATCCTGTTGTATTTACTAATTATACATTAGATATTACACAAGAATATATTTATCTCTCTACACCATCAATATCAGCAATTAATGTGTCAGTAAACTTTGCTTCCGGAATAGGTTCACCCAGAATGTCTGTTTTAGATCTTACTACTAATATAGCTACTATTGTAACAAACGGTTCAATTACCCTGGATAATGCACAACCAAAAAGAATAAGCTTTGTTAATACTTCTGATCTCATTATTGCTCCCGGACAGTCGCCAATTACGCTTCCTTCGGTAAATGCAGGAACCATTATTTCAGGTAATGCAGCAGGATTGGTATTTACATCAACCGGTAATTTTTACGTTAACTATCGTGGAAGGCATACAAACCATGCGGGAACAGTGCTTACAAAAGGCCGAGCTGCATTGGGAACTGAATTTCGCTGGGGGGGAGCTCCCACACAAAATACTACGGCAACTGCAGATGTTGGGAATATTCTTTCCGTAATGGCTACAGATGATAATACAAATATAGAAATCTCAAACCTTAAGCCCGGTATGGAATTTCTTAATGGAAGCTCTTCCACGCCTCTTATAGGTAACTCATTTTACAGGTCTTTACAGAAAGGGGAAACTTTTATACTGTATGCTCCTGTAAAAACAGGTGGAGCTACCATTCAGGATACAGGATGGATAGGAGCAAAGATTGTTTCAAATAAAAATGTAAGTGTTATTGTTGGTGGGCTTATGATGCTGGGAGCTGCGGGAACTGCCAGAGATTTTGGGTTGGATCAATTGGTTCCGGTAAATCAGATTGGTCTTGAATATATTGTAATGCAGGGAGCGGGTGGAAATAATGAAAGAGTAATTGTAGTTGCTACTGCAGATAATACAACAGTTTCTTTAAATGGATCGGGAACTCCCCTTACTACACTGGCTAATGCCGGTGATTATGCCATTATCAATGCCGCGGGTAATTTTAATGCTAATGGGAATATGTTTATAAAGACTAGTAAACCGTCATATGTCTATCATAAAATTTACGGAAGTTCAGGAGGAGCTACTAATAATATAGTTGTTGTAGCACCTTTATCGTGTTTTGGACAGAATGAAATTGATTTAATTCCTGATGCTCATAAAATTGGAAATACAGGCTACGACAATACTACTTTATCTGTTCTTACAACAACAGGCAATACGCCTACTGTCACAATAAACGGAGCTCCGGTAACACCAACGCAAATAGCGGCGTCTGTTGACGGAAATGCAGATTGGGTAAGCTATCGTTATCTGATTGGTGATGCTGTTAATAACGTAAAAAATGTAAGGGTAACTTCTACAGGAATCATCCAGGCTGATTTGCTGGGAGCAGATACGAATGCGGGTTTTGGAGGTTATTTTTCAGGATTCGGAACAAGCCCTATTGTTAATATCAGCCTTAGTACTCCTTATCCGCAAGCCTGTATTGGACAATCTACATTATCTGTAGCAGCAGGATTAGGGACATATCAGTGGTTTAAGAACGGAGTTGCTATTCCTACAGCTATAAATAATACATATACCCTTCCTGTTACGGATACTTCTCCGGCAGAATATAGTATTGTAGTAACTACTTTGGGGGGCTGTACTATTGATTCGAACTTTGTGACCAGCGATACATGCCCATGTTCTAAACCAGGTGCAGTAGGGACACCAAATTCAGGGACAAAAGTAGGGATTTCCATACGAGACGTAAGAAGCTCAGCCAACTGGCCCCTGGATGTTAATAATGGTTTTATTACGCTGGAAAGTAATAATAAAGGACTTGTTATTACCAGAATCAGTGACCCTGAAACAGCAATTGCACAACCGGTGGAAGGAATGATCGTTTATGATATTGATGACAACTGTATCAAGCTTTACAATGGAACATCCTGGAATTGTATACAACAAACATGTAACTAA
- a CDS encoding DoxX family protein has product MRKLIPLLPTAVTYFFVLLFTYASVNKILDFENFQIQIAQSPLLTAYAGPISYLVIIVEVLIVMLLLIRSTRPLGLFFSLGMMMSFTVYIYLILHYSESIPCSCGGILEKMDWKEHLLFNIACVVLAVIALISIYFKRRYRSKVYLQIAVMIFISSLLVILLYISSENTVRKENNFTRRFLAHPIIQDKVLELDNEYYYFAGNSQGKVFLGNASFPLLLTTIERIFKTPESKRIHPDHTDFNYTNLQFKVSGPYYYLYDGSVPIIYRGKIKDSSAHTISYNDVYFNQLAVIDSSHFALRIRSSETGEYELGLLALNKQPKFSLAEELLQKQIDGIFDADGQLAADQKSGNIIYMYSYRNQFLIMNNSLQLKDKMKTIDTISKAQVEPVKLSDGTMKLKSRPLKVNSAITTNGPFLFNQSHLMGKHEPKERWKNATVIDIYRTDRQEYAGSFYIDHIDHKPVSQIMVTDQYLYALIGKKLVRYRYRTSNVKYFTTGEAENLNNE; this is encoded by the coding sequence ATGAGAAAATTAATTCCCTTACTACCCACAGCGGTTACCTATTTTTTTGTATTATTATTTACCTACGCTTCGGTTAATAAGATCCTGGATTTTGAAAATTTCCAGATCCAGATTGCCCAGTCTCCACTTCTCACCGCATACGCTGGACCCATCTCCTACCTGGTTATTATCGTTGAAGTATTGATTGTCATGCTGCTGCTGATTAGAAGTACACGGCCGCTAGGTTTGTTTTTCTCCTTAGGAATGATGATGAGTTTTACTGTTTACATTTATCTGATCTTACACTATAGTGAATCAATCCCTTGTTCCTGCGGAGGCATTCTGGAAAAGATGGACTGGAAAGAACATCTCCTATTTAATATAGCCTGCGTAGTATTGGCCGTCATTGCCCTTATCTCTATCTATTTTAAAAGAAGATACAGAAGTAAGGTTTACTTACAAATAGCTGTAATGATTTTTATAAGTTCACTGCTTGTTATCCTGCTATATATAAGTTCTGAAAATACAGTTAGAAAAGAAAATAATTTTACCCGCCGTTTTCTGGCTCATCCTATTATCCAGGATAAGGTCCTGGAGCTGGACAATGAGTACTATTATTTTGCAGGAAACAGCCAGGGAAAAGTCTTTCTGGGGAACGCTTCTTTTCCACTACTGCTCACCACTATTGAAAGAATTTTTAAAACACCGGAATCAAAGAGAATACACCCTGATCATACTGATTTTAATTACACCAATTTACAGTTCAAAGTATCGGGACCTTATTATTATCTGTATGACGGCAGCGTCCCTATTATCTACAGAGGAAAAATAAAAGACTCTTCAGCACATACCATCAGCTATAATGACGTATACTTTAATCAGCTGGCGGTGATAGATTCTTCTCATTTTGCACTAAGAATCCGAAGCAGTGAAACAGGGGAATATGAGTTAGGACTGCTGGCTCTGAATAAACAGCCTAAATTCAGCTTAGCTGAGGAACTACTGCAAAAACAGATTGACGGAATATTCGATGCAGACGGCCAGCTGGCCGCTGATCAAAAAAGCGGAAATATTATCTATATGTATTCTTACAGAAACCAATTTCTAATCATGAATAATAGTCTGCAGTTAAAAGATAAGATGAAAACCATTGATACCATTTCAAAAGCACAGGTTGAGCCTGTTAAACTTTCAGACGGCACAATGAAGCTAAAGTCCCGCCCCTTAAAGGTTAACTCAGCAATTACTACAAACGGCCCCTTTCTATTTAACCAATCCCACTTAATGGGAAAACATGAACCCAAAGAACGCTGGAAAAATGCAACGGTAATCGACATTTATCGTACAGACCGGCAGGAATATGCAGGGAGCTTTTATATAGACCATATCGATCACAAACCTGTATCCCAGATTATGGTAACCGATCAATACCTGTATGCTCTTATCGGGAAGAAATTAGTCCGTTATCGATACAGAACAAGCAATGTAAAATATTTTACGACAGGGGAAGCTGAAAACCTGAACAACGAGTAA
- a CDS encoding helix-turn-helix domain-containing protein, with the protein MNIDRIEFMAWMERIMTRFDILHEKISTKQNELSSIDGEQLLDNQEVLQMLKISSRSLQRYRSDKKLPYYTISGKLYYKLSDVHQLIRNSFNKSSGYY; encoded by the coding sequence ATGAATATTGATAGAATAGAATTTATGGCTTGGATGGAGAGAATTATGACAAGATTTGATATCCTTCATGAAAAAATAAGCACAAAACAAAATGAACTGTCTTCTATTGATGGTGAGCAGTTACTGGATAACCAGGAAGTACTTCAGATGCTTAAAATCAGTTCACGGTCACTACAGCGTTACCGGTCAGACAAAAAACTGCCGTACTATACGATAAGCGGTAAATTATATTATAAGCTTTCTGATGTTCATCAGCTGATCAGAAACAGTTTTAATAAATCTTCCGGATATTATTAG
- a CDS encoding RteC domain-containing protein, translating into MESQLFFKKCEKLLALLDKKLDRIEFENSEDRIGCCEKSLMEIDIAIRDIKSMVVVLKFSAAGDEIHFFKELKPLFISRFIYYSRLLSIEAAKPNAGQLSIKEYYHCELEVLKDFYQEHIDFYEYYRRKAAFLDHKYFVRSQFDLKTKLESGLYNYDEKFATSHDHLVAQILANDRLEKYLLKSISEAEGYVFEKINDQSPLDWSSSKSGLVELLYALHQTRCFNGGNIEFSEVIRFTERSLNVSLGNFYKTLHEIKNRKINRTKFLQLLNDNLNQAFLDSDR; encoded by the coding sequence ATGGAATCTCAGTTGTTTTTTAAAAAGTGTGAAAAATTACTAGCCCTGCTGGATAAAAAATTGGACAGGATTGAGTTTGAAAATAGTGAAGACAGGATAGGATGCTGTGAAAAATCGCTAATGGAGATTGATATTGCGATTAGAGATATTAAATCAATGGTAGTTGTCCTCAAGTTTTCGGCAGCAGGAGATGAAATCCATTTCTTTAAGGAACTCAAGCCTCTTTTTATTTCCCGCTTTATCTATTATTCAAGACTGTTATCCATTGAGGCAGCAAAACCGAATGCAGGGCAGTTAAGTATTAAAGAGTACTATCACTGCGAACTGGAGGTGCTAAAAGATTTTTATCAGGAGCATATTGATTTTTATGAGTATTACAGGAGAAAAGCGGCATTTCTGGATCACAAATATTTTGTCCGCAGTCAATTTGACCTTAAAACAAAGCTCGAATCGGGATTGTATAACTATGATGAAAAGTTCGCCACTTCCCATGACCACTTAGTTGCCCAGATTCTGGCTAACGACCGCCTGGAGAAATATCTTTTGAAATCTATAAGCGAAGCCGAAGGATATGTTTTTGAAAAGATAAATGATCAGTCTCCATTGGATTGGTCTTCTTCAAAGTCCGGATTGGTTGAACTTTTATATGCCCTTCATCAAACACGTTGCTTTAACGGTGGAAATATTGAATTTAGTGAGGTAATACGCTTTACTGAAAGATCGCTGAATGTCAGTTTGGGGAATTTTTACAAAACACTCCATGAAATCAAGAACCGTAAAATAAACAGGACCAAATTTCTTCAGCTTTTAAATGATAATCTGAATCAGGCATTTTTGGATTCAGACCGCTGA
- a CDS encoding tyrosinase family protein, with translation MKKNAIIFINGQPLTIQHESSGFRSIVSPYQTFSTLMETVNAVNALNGRSLTPLQHEGRLGHLPEGLPDLDNPEPVRIRKNILNMTQDERDLFINAIFSLKNNNNIILRSLYDDFVKVHIDIMNNPNWGGHGDALLPWHRLFVYHFESLLRAQPGFETVTVPYWDWTGISFEGELPFSDDFMGGLGGYAPEHPFGAVLDGPFAYTKGRWKIVPSSDDEPTALRRNTEGFYDYPFVGPTELEDALSSISYPEFFGKINGIHGLIHINIGGVMQGMGSPGDPIFWLHHGMVDKTWADWQDLNQGIPHYESTRPDNPIYPDTPLEPWLIDVTRNITPIDILNYRRLYTYE, from the coding sequence ATGAAAAAAAACGCTATTATTTTTATCAATGGACAACCTCTTACCATACAACATGAAAGTTCAGGTTTTCGTAGTATTGTATCACCTTATCAAACATTTTCGACTTTGATGGAAACAGTAAATGCCGTAAATGCATTAAATGGCAGGAGTCTGACTCCTCTTCAGCATGAGGGAAGATTGGGACATTTACCTGAAGGATTACCAGATCTTGACAATCCAGAGCCTGTAAGAATCAGAAAAAACATTCTGAATATGACCCAAGATGAGCGAGATTTATTCATTAATGCTATTTTTTCTCTTAAAAATAATAACAATATTATTTTAAGATCTCTTTATGATGATTTTGTAAAAGTACATATTGATATTATGAACAATCCTAACTGGGGTGGACATGGAGATGCATTGCTTCCCTGGCACCGACTTTTCGTATATCATTTTGAAAGCTTATTACGGGCTCAGCCCGGATTCGAGACTGTAACTGTTCCTTATTGGGACTGGACGGGGATTTCTTTTGAAGGTGAGCTACCTTTTTCTGATGACTTTATGGGAGGTCTAGGTGGTTATGCTCCTGAACATCCGTTCGGAGCAGTACTTGACGGCCCTTTTGCCTATACAAAAGGAAGATGGAAGATAGTGCCTTCTTCAGATGATGAACCTACTGCCTTGAGAAGAAATACAGAAGGATTTTATGATTATCCTTTTGTGGGACCAACAGAGCTAGAAGATGCATTATCTTCTATTTCTTACCCCGAATTCTTTGGGAAAATTAATGGAATACATGGATTGATACATATCAACATAGGTGGTGTCATGCAAGGTATGGGATCTCCTGGTGATCCTATTTTCTGGCTCCATCATGGTATGGTCGATAAAACTTGGGCAGATTGGCAAGACCTCAACCAAGGCATTCCACATTATGAAAGCACAAGGCCTGATAATCCAATTTATCCGGACACGCCATTAGAACCATGGCTAATTGATGTTACTAGGAATATAACACCTATTGATATTCTGAATTACAGGAGATTATATACTTATGAATAA
- a CDS encoding type 1 glutamine amidotransferase domain-containing protein, with amino-acid sequence MSKKIAILATHGFEESELSSPKDYLEQQGWTTHIVSPETGGIKSWAEKNWGKEYPVDQNLENADASDYDALVLPGGVINPDQLRTNEKAIAFVKDFFSQHKPVGAICHGPQILINAGVVEGRDLTSVYSISQDLKNAGARWEDQEVVVDSGLVTSRTPKDLPAFNAKLVEEINEGKH; translated from the coding sequence ATGTCAAAAAAAATTGCAATATTGGCCACACACGGCTTCGAAGAGAGCGAACTAAGCTCCCCTAAAGATTATCTGGAACAGCAGGGATGGACTACGCACATTGTAAGCCCTGAAACGGGAGGTATCAAATCCTGGGCAGAAAAAAACTGGGGCAAAGAATATCCTGTAGATCAAAACCTGGAAAATGCAGATGCTTCAGACTACGATGCTCTTGTATTACCGGGTGGAGTTATTAATCCTGATCAGCTAAGAACCAATGAAAAAGCTATTGCCTTTGTAAAAGATTTTTTTTCCCAGCATAAACCCGTAGGGGCAATCTGCCACGGACCTCAGATTCTCATTAATGCTGGCGTTGTCGAAGGAAGAGATTTAACCTCAGTCTACTCTATCAGCCAGGATTTAAAAAATGCAGGAGCCCGTTGGGAAGATCAGGAAGTCGTTGTTGATTCCGGGCTTGTTACTAGCAGAACTCCCAAAGACCTTCCCGCGTTCAACGCAAAACTCGTAGAGGAAATCAATGAAGGTAAACACTAG
- a CDS encoding DUF6520 family protein: MKKFLIPTALIIMGTGGALASNIESSSKVVTIGYRVGNFGEPTCVPVKNCETTNTGILCTYTDATGPHNLKRMSGSQCFGDLFEILP; this comes from the coding sequence ATGAAAAAGTTTCTAATTCCTACCGCCCTGATAATTATGGGCACAGGAGGTGCATTAGCATCAAACATCGAAAGTTCATCCAAAGTAGTTACTATTGGATACAGAGTCGGAAATTTCGGAGAACCTACTTGTGTACCAGTTAAAAACTGTGAAACAACAAACACTGGAATTCTTTGTACCTACACAGATGCCACTGGCCCTCACAATCTAAAAAGAATGAGCGGCTCGCAGTGTTTTGGAGATTTGTTTGAAATTCTACCGTAA
- a CDS encoding lmo0937 family membrane protein, translating into MRNLLWLIAVICIVVWLLGMLGIIPGMNTGSLVHTLLVIAIIVVLINIFTGRKPLN; encoded by the coding sequence ATGAGAAATTTATTATGGCTTATTGCAGTAATCTGCATCGTTGTATGGCTTTTAGGAATGCTTGGAATTATTCCTGGTATGAATACGGGGAGTCTAGTACACACCCTGTTGGTAATTGCCATCATTGTTGTTCTGATCAATATTTTTACCGGCAGAAAACCTCTTAATTAG
- a CDS encoding helix-turn-helix domain-containing protein has product MKKAIFLFMCIGVLMNGQKFSDYRARYDNFDENDSHAMEFVDVYIREAKKVKNYKELSQAYRDAVYFSKEKKLMYADSVIGAASLAKDSDVIGNAYLTKGSIYYFTLRKYQKALDEYLRAWAYLENSKDSYLYHKNLYHIGVVKSYLGYYEEAYKIFSKCRQYYNTQNASETQPNLRHNRKRGYLNSLNQMSICLILLFRYKDAEPLVSEGLQQSANDKDFDLERSYFYKLKAILGYLERNDREALADFNTALAGIEKVNDFTNVSVIYYLKGKILLRNNQDQQGVGYLKKVDSIFQQNSFVLPATRETYELLIDYYRNNTDPKKELYYTNQLLKFDKILSADFKYLSTKIHKEYDTKVLIESKKKLENTSRFGYAIAAFCLIGLLVISGVGYQRIWKKRKGELVRTQAVMEISGEESQETNSVKSFKLPEHLVADILNKLKHMEEKNFYLEKGLTQSQLAKKLKTNTAYLSAIINEHKGCNFNTYINRLRIMYAKEMLTNDPLWRKYAIDDISRECGFSNRSNFSKLFLEMTAMSPVEFIRKIEQGVE; this is encoded by the coding sequence TTGAAAAAAGCAATATTTCTTTTCATGTGTATTGGTGTTTTAATGAATGGTCAGAAATTTTCAGACTATAGAGCACGGTATGATAATTTTGATGAAAATGACAGCCATGCCATGGAATTTGTTGATGTCTATATCAGGGAAGCGAAAAAAGTAAAGAATTATAAAGAACTTTCACAGGCTTACCGGGATGCAGTCTATTTCAGCAAAGAAAAAAAACTTATGTATGCAGACAGTGTAATAGGGGCTGCTTCCTTAGCAAAGGATTCTGACGTAATCGGTAATGCCTACTTAACTAAAGGAAGTATCTATTATTTTACGCTGCGGAAATACCAAAAAGCTTTGGACGAATATCTGAGAGCATGGGCTTATCTTGAAAACTCTAAAGACTCATATCTGTACCACAAGAATCTGTATCATATTGGGGTAGTTAAAAGTTACCTGGGATATTATGAAGAAGCCTATAAAATCTTTTCAAAATGCCGCCAGTACTATAATACACAGAACGCTTCGGAAACACAGCCTAATCTTCGGCATAACCGGAAGAGGGGATACCTAAACAGTCTTAATCAGATGAGTATATGTCTGATACTCTTGTTCAGGTATAAGGATGCTGAACCATTGGTATCGGAAGGTCTTCAGCAATCTGCTAATGATAAGGATTTTGACCTCGAAAGAAGCTATTTCTATAAACTGAAAGCCATACTGGGGTACTTGGAAAGAAATGATCGGGAAGCCTTAGCAGATTTTAATACGGCACTGGCAGGTATTGAAAAAGTGAATGATTTTACGAATGTTTCGGTTATTTATTATTTGAAAGGTAAAATTCTGCTCAGAAATAACCAGGATCAGCAGGGTGTTGGTTATCTTAAAAAAGTAGATTCGATCTTTCAGCAAAACAGCTTTGTATTGCCTGCGACCAGAGAAACGTATGAACTGCTTATCGATTATTACAGAAATAATACAGACCCTAAAAAAGAACTTTATTATACGAATCAGCTGTTGAAATTTGATAAAATATTATCAGCAGATTTTAAGTATTTGTCTACTAAGATTCATAAGGAATATGATACAAAAGTACTGATTGAGTCAAAGAAAAAATTAGAAAATACCTCGCGCTTCGGATACGCCATAGCAGCATTCTGTCTGATTGGGCTTTTAGTGATTTCTGGAGTTGGCTATCAAAGAATATGGAAAAAGAGAAAAGGAGAGTTAGTGAGGACTCAGGCAGTGATGGAAATTTCTGGTGAAGAATCTCAGGAAACCAATTCTGTTAAATCTTTCAAATTGCCAGAACATCTGGTTGCGGATATTTTAAATAAACTGAAGCATATGGAAGAAAAGAACTTTTATCTTGAAAAAGGGTTGACACAAAGTCAATTGGCTAAGAAACTAAAAACCAATACTGCATATCTCTCTGCGATTATTAATGAGCATAAAGGCTGTAATTTTAATACCTACATTAACCGATTGAGGATTATGTATGCCAAAGAAATGCTGACTAATGATCCTCTTTGGCGAAAATATGCTATTGATGATATTTCCAGAGAATGCGGTTTCTCAAATAGATCAAATTTTTCAAAATTGTTTCTGGAAATGACTGCGATGAGCCCCGTTGAATTTATCAGGAAAATCGAACAGGGGGTTGAATAA
- a CDS encoding PA2169 family four-helix-bundle protein, whose product MNNQKTVSVLNDLLNITNDRIQGFSKVEDKVWEQYPLLRSEYDTMVSQSHTMKNQLTDLITERGGTPDQSGSAAGAIHRAWIDVKNSFSADKADTTIGNVVYGESAAIDAYQDALDSDDLCPESSRVILDQLHQLKASHDKFENLEDLKN is encoded by the coding sequence ATGAACAACCAAAAAACAGTGTCAGTACTAAACGATTTACTGAACATTACAAACGACAGAATTCAAGGATTTTCTAAAGTTGAAGATAAGGTATGGGAGCAGTATCCTCTGCTACGGTCAGAATATGACACCATGGTATCGCAGTCACATACTATGAAAAATCAGCTTACCGATCTGATAACGGAGAGAGGAGGCACACCTGATCAGTCAGGTTCTGCGGCAGGCGCTATTCACAGAGCCTGGATTGATGTGAAAAATTCTTTTTCGGCAGACAAAGCCGATACAACTATAGGAAATGTGGTATATGGTGAAAGTGCTGCTATTGATGCTTATCAGGATGCCTTAGACAGCGATGATTTATGTCCGGAAAGTTCCAGAGTCATACTTGATCAGCTTCACCAATTAAAAGCTTCTCATGATAAATTTGAGAATCTTGAAGATTTAAAGAATTAA
- a CDS encoding tyrosinase family protein: protein MDFKNQNNYPLIYEFNGCQVEIKSDLKPGNISLNKNTIFINTQPLAIWQEGSAYHSIVTPFKTFTTLEETANAAVIALDGRELSQMQEGRVGRLPQGLPDLNNPGPVRIRKNILNMSQDERDLFIQAILALKNNVNNITFRSLYDDFVKVHMDTFTNHDWSAHENILLPWHRIFIYHFESLLCAQPEFESVTVPYWDWTQVAQRDVLPFTDNFMGTTGKEDDDTGTQEVLDGPFAHTKGNWNIVPDSDWNPITWLMRAKSSNLFGQPMVEPAILSETLARENFAFPDAAGEGFGYNLNKKLHDEVHNDVGGAMGSSASPNDPIFWLHHCMLDKIWADWQELYPNSKYVNEPEYHPSFDPDTTPIQPWLDDINRHITINDIFNYKRLFIYE from the coding sequence ATGGATTTTAAAAATCAAAATAATTACCCATTAATTTATGAATTTAATGGATGCCAAGTAGAGATCAAATCAGATTTGAAGCCAGGTAACATAAGTTTAAATAAAAATACCATCTTCATCAATACCCAACCTCTTGCAATTTGGCAGGAAGGTTCAGCTTATCATAGTATTGTTACTCCCTTTAAAACTTTTACTACATTGGAAGAAACCGCCAATGCAGCCGTAATTGCTTTGGATGGCAGAGAGCTTAGCCAAATGCAGGAAGGCCGTGTAGGTCGTCTTCCCCAAGGGCTTCCAGACCTGAATAACCCTGGACCGGTAAGAATTAGAAAAAATATTCTTAATATGTCTCAGGATGAACGAGATTTGTTTATCCAAGCAATTTTAGCGCTTAAAAATAATGTAAACAATATTACTTTCAGATCTCTTTATGATGATTTTGTAAAAGTACATATGGATACTTTTACTAATCATGATTGGAGTGCACATGAAAACATTTTATTACCATGGCATCGCATTTTTATCTATCATTTTGAAAGTCTTCTTTGTGCTCAGCCGGAATTCGAGAGTGTAACGGTCCCTTATTGGGACTGGACACAGGTAGCTCAAAGAGATGTATTACCTTTTACGGATAATTTTATGGGTACTACCGGTAAAGAAGATGATGATACGGGGACTCAAGAGGTATTAGATGGTCCTTTTGCGCACACCAAAGGAAACTGGAATATTGTTCCTGATAGTGATTGGAACCCTATTACTTGGTTAATGAGAGCAAAAAGCAGTAATCTTTTTGGGCAACCTATGGTTGAGCCTGCAATTCTATCGGAAACATTAGCTAGAGAAAATTTTGCATTTCCAGACGCGGCTGGTGAAGGGTTTGGATACAATCTCAATAAAAAACTGCACGATGAGGTTCACAATGATGTGGGCGGGGCTATGGGAAGCTCTGCTTCACCAAACGATCCAATATTCTGGTTGCATCACTGTATGCTTGATAAAATATGGGCAGATTGGCAGGAACTTTATCCAAATTCTAAGTATGTGAATGAACCAGAATATCATCCGTCTTTTGATCCGGATACGACCCCTATCCAACCATGGCTAGATGATATAAACCGTCATATTACTATCAATGACATATTTAATTATAAAAGACTATTTATCTATGAATAA